A DNA window from Pyrus communis chromosome 3, drPyrComm1.1, whole genome shotgun sequence contains the following coding sequences:
- the LOC137727915 gene encoding bZIP transcription factor 11-like: MASSSGTSSGSSSIIHQNSGSEEDLTALMDQRKRKRMISNRESARRSRMRKQKHLDDLTGQISQLKKDNEQINTSLNITSQHYMNVEAENSVLRAQADELSNRLQSLNEIASFLNANNGGVHAAAADSSCFTEPHDSFFNPLNLSYLNQPITASAEMFY; the protein is encoded by the coding sequence ATGGCTTCCTCCAGTGGGACATCTTCAGGCTCCTCCTCCATAATTCATCAAAACTCAGGCTCTGAGGAAGACTTGACGGCTCTGATGGACcagagaaagaggaagagaatgatTTCCAACCGCGAATCGGCTAGGCGGTCTAGGATGAGGAAGCAGAAGCACTTGGATGATCTGACGGGCCAGATCAGCCAGCTGAAGAAGGACAACGAACAGATCAACACCAGCCTCAACATCACAAGCCAGCATTACATGAACGTTGAGGCAGAGAACTCTGTTCTCAGAGCCCAAGCTGATGAGCTCAGCAACAGATTGCAGTCCCTCAATGAGATTGCCAGTTTCTTGAATGCAAACAATGGTGGGGTCCATGCAGCTGCAGCAGATTCAAGCTGCTTCACTGAGCCTCATGACAGCTTCTTCAACCCTTTGAATCTGTCATATCTTAATCAGCCTATCACGGCCTCTGCAGAGATGTTCTACTGA
- the LOC137729081 gene encoding ribosome biogenesis protein BOP1 homolog has product MRIKDMSDGEGSDSEDYPSIRDLDSEGEENDFSSGDEDVINTSDNDGVAGDYGNSDDESDSSELHEGVEESDSSEDEVVPRNTVGDVPLEWYRDEKHIGYDIKGKKIKKKEKADKLQSFLASADDSKNWRKIYDEYNDEEVELTKEDIKSISRLLEGKAPHGDFDPYAPYVDWFKWDDSNHPLSNAPEPKRRFIPSKSESKLVNKIKLAIRKGLIKPKKSKEEEEEEEEIYPLWEDDSNTTEKDNHLSYIPAPKPKLPGHEESFNPSLEYIPTQEEINSYQLMYEEDRPKFIPKRFANMRSIPAYENAVKECFERCLDLYLCPRVRKKRLNIDPESLKPKLPSRTELKPYPVACYLEYRGHDDAVTSVSVEASGQWIASGSLDGTMRIWEVETGRCVKICKIGEAVKYVSWNPNPEHSIVAVSAGQDVLLLNTGCGDEEVQKRTKELLSVEMPMPDDSGKTASSVSWLHDDKLEGVRLRHSKTVASVEWHRKGDYLSTVMPAGESRAFFIHKLSKKFTQTLSFKLHGIAVTSVFHPTRSFFFISTKKTVRVYDLVKDGKLVKKLETGLREVSSIAVHPSGDHIIVGSREGKLCWFDMDLSSKPYKTLKLHQKDINNVSFHRSYPLFATCSDDCTAYVFHGMVYSDLNQNPLIVPLEILRGHTSSNGRGVLDCKFHPRQPWLFTSGADSVIRLYCN; this is encoded by the exons ATGAGAATCAAGGATATGTCTGATGGTGAAGGATCCGATTCGGAGGATTACCCGTCAATCAGAGACTTGGACTCAGAAGGCGAAGAGAATGATTTCTCCTCTGGAGATGAG GATGTTATCAACACAAGTGACAATGATGGTGTGGCCGGTGATTATGGTAACAGTGATGATGAAAGTGATAGTTCTGAACTTCATGAGGGAGTTGAAGAGAGTGATTCATCTGAGGATGAG GTGGTTCCTCGAAACACAGTCGGTGATGTTCCCTTGGAGTGGTATCGGGATGAGAAACATATTGGTTATGACATTAAAGGGAAGAAGataaagaagaaggaaaaagcaGATAAATTGCAATCCTTTCTTGCTAGTGCTGACGATTCAAAGAACTG GCGCAAAATTTATGATGAATATAATGATGAGGAAGTTGAACTGACAAAAGAAGATATCAAATCAATTAGTAGACTGCTCGAAGGAAAGGCTCCACATGGTGACTTTGATCCATATGCG CCATATGTTGATTGGTTTAAATGGGATGACTCCAACCATCCACTGTCAAATGCACCTGAACCAAAGAGACGATTCATTCCTTCAAAATCTGAAAGTAAACTG GTTAATAAGATTAAGTTGGCCATTCGTAAGGGTTTAATTAAGCCTAAAAAGtccaaagaggaagaagaagaagaagaagaaatttatCCACTGTGGGAAGACGACTCTAATACAACGGAAAAGGATAACCATCTATCTTACATTCCTGCACCAAAGCCCAAATTGCCTG GCCATGAGGAGTCCTTCAATCCGTCTTTAGAATACATCCCAACACAAGAAGAGATCAACTCTTACCAGTTAATGTATGAAGAAGACCGTCCTAAATTTATACCTAAAAG GTTTGCAAATATGAGAAGCATCCCTGCATATGAGAATGCTGTGAAGGAATGCTTTGAGAGATGTTTGGATCTATATTTGTGCCCCAGAGTTCGAAAAAAACGT CTTAATATCGATCCTGAATCTCTGAAGCCCAAGCTACCGAGCCGAACTGAACTTAAGCCTTACCCTGTAGCATGTTATCTTGAGTATAGAGGTCACGACGATGCAGTTACATCTGTTTCTGTAGAAGCCTCAGGGCAGTGGATTGCATCAG GTTCTTTGGATGGAACTATGCGTATTTGGGAGGTCGAAACTGGTAGATGTGTCAAGATCTGCAAGATTGGTGAAGCCGTCAAATATGTATCTTGGAATCCTAATCCTGAGCATTCTATAGTGGCTGTCTCGGC GGGACAAGACGTACTTCTTTTGAACACTGGTTGTGGGGATGAAGAAGTacagaaaagaaccaaagaactTCTCTCTGTTGAGATGCCTATGCCCGATGACTCTG GCAAAACAGCATCTAGTGTAAGCTGGCTTCATGATGATAAACTTGAGGGGGTCAGATTAAGGCATTCCAAG ACCGTGGCTTCGGTAGAATGGCATCGTAAAGGAGACTACCTTTCGACAGTAATGCCAGCGG GTGAATCAAGAGCCTTTTTTATACACAAGCTCTCTAAGAAGTTTACTCAGACACTTTCATTCAAGTTGCATGGGATTGCAGTTACTTCAGTTTTCCATCCTACACggtctttcttcttcatttcaaCAAAGAAGACCGTTCGTGTTTATGATCTGGTGAAGGATGGAAAACTTGTCAAAAAGCTTGAGACTGGACTTCGTGAAGTCTCATCTATTGCAGTCCATCCTTCTg GTGATCATATAATTGTGGGAAGCAGAGAAGGAAAATTATGTTGGTTCGACATGGACCTTTCATCTAAACCTTACAAAACTCTCAA GTTGCATCAGAAGGACATCAACAATGTATCTTTCCATCGTTCGTACCCGCTGTTTGCAACATGCTCTGATGACTGCACTGCATATGTTTTTCATGGAATGGTTTATTCAGATCTTAACCAGAACCCTCTTATTGTTCCATTGGAAATACTCAGAGGTCATACAAGCTCAAATGGGAGAG GTGTATTGGACTGTAAGTTCCATCCAAGGCAGCCATGGTTATTCACCAGCGGTGCAGACTCGGTGATTAGACTTTATTGCAATTga
- the LOC137728116 gene encoding uncharacterized protein: protein MELQLAQYRASDPYPSPPSPLSLGEQCRTSALQIYGAVRPLARSPPTWLSSSSAGLQRSSGPFHSLSLSLLRNIVFQILPFFDSVVKCALLRSSSTFSLSGISALRSSKLSSFSSLTLFKDKASAIIEMSDWDDVFLAPAGVPARAGGRFRPKAKPRPSRVASTAAAPALPIVITEIPVTLSTTISDSVPSVDVGDSKLTDQVGSIEPSENNVIPLSDGKKDTGSCESTADVAGSDGKASGENTDIFSGLECLDDSISQTTRGTAEIAVNKSGDKADTGTKPEAETCSDYCTTQDPMSCREVSISNKQGEMQLEPECQVDGAFSDFEVLDVGSDVAISSERHAGKHQPKLKVKKGKENIDIPCSEVEPNMGSQAGHLVHFETGDMNESSLPAFPTGHVIDHPSPRLGDSSTLNPTSDSQVNTENLAETNHSDGAILGDAVHSEDVGGTPEKVGRKSRNRNTSTTSDLPQKRKSSATEKGEGETSSRQLRKRVPHKQVDELADEANDDSFTAEPSSDSKINEDEDNIDEYREHKTSQRKSAPRKSKKPVSGKEPVRKHKKTKEASDQSTKDAPKKFSHSTRRNRRQVDKSLLEIPEEEFDPYKLSLKDLIRLAEHKELLKIKEARKLTTQQPNESTNNDSHKEGSHNEEFYPSEHGTDENQATYHVNSSLLNYQTYMDKAPTARWSKQDTELFYEAIQQCGSDFTMIQELYFPGRTRHQVKLKFKKEERQHPLRISEAVLSRSTHSTDHSQFTSYIEKLQQAAQANKESNADESVDLTGKKEGLREQTRDTDEGMAKPKSEEVQDQEADVAEVQDQEAVAAEVSNPLKSDEIDEEDFTWSD from the exons ATGGAGCTG CAGTTGGCACAATACCGCGCGTCAGACCCGTACCCGTCCCctccctctcctctctccttgGGCGAACAGTGTCGCACCTCTGCTCTTCAAATTTACGGCGCCGTGCGGCCACTGGCGAGGTCGCCACCGACTTGGCTCTCCTCCTCGTCGGCCGGCCTTCAAAGG AGCTCCGGACCGtttcactctctctccctctctctactCCGCAATATCGTTTTCCAAATTCTCCCTTTCTTCGATTCGGTCGTCAAATGTGCTCTGTTGCGATCGTCGTCGACTTTCTCTCTCAGTGGAATCTCTGCTCTTCGCTCTTCCAAGCTCAGTTCG ttttcttcCCTTACCTTATTTAAAGACAAGGCTTCTGCTATAATTGAAATGTCGGATTGGGACGATGTTTTTCTTGCGCCTGCTGGTGTCCCTG CTCGTGCTGGTGGCCGATTTCGACCCAAGGCAAAGCCACGGCCTAGCAGGGTAGCATCTACAGCAGCCGCCCCTGCTCTTCCGATTGTCATAACAGAAATACCTGTAACATTATCTACCACCATCTCAGATAGTGTTCCATCTGTTGATGTTGGAGACAGTAAACTAACAGATCAAGTTGGGAGCATAGAGCCATCAGAAAACAATGTGATTCCATTGTCTGATGGCAAGAAGGACACCGGATCTTGCGAATCAACTGCAGACGTTGCAGGTTCTGATGGAAAAGCATCGGGGGAG AATACAGACATATTCTCTGGATTGGAATGTCTTGATGATTCTATCAGTCAAACGACAAGGGGTACAG CAGAGATTGCTGTCAATAAGTCCGGTGATAAGGCTGATACGGGTACCAAACCAG AAGCTGAAACTTGTTCTGATTATTGTACAACCCAAGATCCAATGTCCTGCAGAGAAGTTTCCATCTCTAACAAACAGGGTGAAATGCAGTTAGAACCTGAG TGTCAGGTAGATGGGGCTTTCTCTGACTTTGAAGTTCTAGATGTTGGGTCTGATGTAGCCATTTCATCCG AACGACATGCTGGCAAACATCAACCCAAGCTCAAAGTGAAAAAGGGAAAGGAGAATATTGACATCCCTTGCTCTGAAGTTGAGCCTAACATGGGTTCACAAGCTGGACATTTGGTACATTTTGAAACTGGTGACATGAATGAGAGCTCGCTTCCTGCCTTCCCTACTGGACATGTTATTGATCACCCGTCTCCGAGGCTTGGAGATTCTAGCACCCTGAATCCAACCTCTGATTCCCAAGTGAATACAGAAAACCTGGCTGAAACTAACCACTCGGATGGTGCCATTTTGGGGGATGCTGTGCATTCAGAAGATGTTGGTGGAACACCTGAAAAAGTG GGTCGTAAGAGTAGAAATAGAAACACTTCTACTACATCAGATCTTCCTCAGAAGCGCAAATCTTCTGCAACCGAGAAGGGTGAAGGTGAGACATCATCCAGGCAGCTGAGGAAGCGGGTACCTCATAAACAAGTTGATGAGCTGGCAGACGAGGCTAATGATGACAGCTTCACTGCTGAACCTTCTAGTGATTCTAAGATCAATGAAGATGAGGATAATATTGATGAATATAGGGAGCATAAGACATCGCAGAGGAAAAGTGCCCCCAGAAAGTCCAAGAAACCTGTATCTGGAAAAGAACCAGTTCGAAAGCATAAGAAGACCAAGGAAGCATCTGATCAGTCAACCAAAGACGCTCCCAAAAAGTTCTCCCATTCAACTCGTAGAAACAGAAGACAAG TGGACAAGTCTTTGCTTGAAATCCCAGAGGAGGAATTTGACCCCTATAAATTATCTCTTAAGGATCTCATTCGTCTAGCAGAGCATAAGGAGCTGTTAAAG ATTAAGGAGGCAAGAAAATTGACAACTCAACAGCCCAATGAAAG TACGAACAATGATTCTCATAAGGAAGGTTCTCACAATGAAGAGTTCTATCCTTCAGAACATGGCACTGATGAAAACCAAGCAACTTATCATGTTAATTCCTCTCTCCTCAATTACCAAACTTACATGGACAAAGCACCGACTGCAAGATGGTCTAAGCAGGACACAGAACTGTTCTATGAG GCTATTCAGCAGTGTGGATCAGATTTTACTATGATTCAAGAACTTTATTTTCCTGGTCGAACGCGTCATCAAGTCAAGTTAAAATTCAAGAAGGAAGAGCGTCAACATCCATTACGCATCTCAGAAGCCGTACTAAGTCGCTCGACTCATTCCACAG ATCATTCCCAATTTACTTCATATATTGAGAAGCTGCAACAAGCTGCTCAGGCAAACAAGGAATCTAATGCAGATGAGTCAGTTGACTTGACTGGCAAGAAGGAAGGACTAAGAGAGCAGACTCGGGATACTGAT GAGGGAATGGCGAAACCCAAGTCGGAAGAAGTTCAAGATCAGGAAGCTGATGTTGCTGAAGTTCAAGATCAAGAAGCTGTTGCTGCTGAAGTTAGCAATCCCTTGAAGTCCGATGAAATTGACGAAGAAGATTTTACGTGGTCCGACTAA